The following coding sequences are from one Lipingzhangella halophila window:
- a CDS encoding CBS domain-containing protein has protein sequence MTTASEIMHEGAECVDETETVNAAARKMRDLGVGALPICGTDRRLKGILTDRDIVIKCLAEDMNPANCNASEMASGKPFYVDADADIDTVLQQMMEHRVKRMPVIRDRQLVGMISEADLAKNLPEQKVTQFVESIKSGPPDRVS, from the coding sequence ATGACCACTGCGTCGGAGATCATGCACGAGGGCGCCGAGTGCGTCGACGAGACCGAGACGGTGAACGCGGCCGCGCGCAAGATGCGCGACCTCGGTGTGGGGGCCCTCCCGATCTGCGGCACCGATCGCCGGCTGAAGGGGATCCTTACCGATCGCGACATCGTGATCAAATGCCTCGCTGAGGACATGAACCCGGCCAACTGCAACGCGTCCGAAATGGCGTCCGGCAAGCCGTTCTACGTCGACGCGGACGCCGACATCGACACCGTCCTGCAGCAGATGATGGAGCACCGGGTCAAGCGGATGCCGGTGATCAGGGACCGCCAGTTGGTCGGCATGATCAGCGAGGCTGACCTCGCCAAGAACCTGCCCGAGCAGAAGGTGACCCAGTTCGTCGAGTCGATCAAGAGCGGCCCGCCGGACCGCGTCTCCTGA
- a CDS encoding type I polyketide synthase: protein MATDHEKVVEALRSALKENERLREQNSRLEDEASEPIAIVGMGCRYPGGVSSPDDLWDLVETGTDAISDFPTDRGWDLERLFDPDTTRPGTSYVREGGFIDDAPGFDADFFGISPNEALAMDPHQRVVLEVAWKAIEHARIAPASLRGTRTGVVIGAVAQEYGPRPGEAAEDLDGLILTGGIGGVVSGRVSYTLGLEGPAMTIDTACSSSLVALHLACQSLRSGECSLALAGGVTVISHPGVFTEFSRQQGLARDGRSKSFAATADGTGWAEGAGVLVLERLSEAQRNGRRILGVVRGSAANQDGASNGLTAPNGPAQQRVIREALANARLAADDIDAVEAHGTGTALGDPIEAQAILATYGRARAREHPLWLGSLKSNIGHSVAAAGVGGVIKMVMAMRHGMLPRSLHIEEPTPHVDWSGGSVQLLRTATPWPETRRPRRAGVSSFGISGTNTHVIVEEAPEPPAPEKEASGVGAAVTTPSLPWVLSARTPTALAAGARQLCDRVESDEAVAPADVGLSLATTRSHFEHRAAIIADGRAEFLRELRTLAEAGTGPATIRGRGFRDPGATAFLFTGQGSQRPGMGRELYESFPGFAEALDEVCTHLAAHLDHPIRDVMFASPGSKEAESLDQTAYTQPALFALEVALARFLEDLGVVPDFVLGHSVGELAAAHVAGALTLPDACALVTARGRLMQALPADGAMIAVQASEEQVSASLADQEGRAVVAAVNGLAATVVSGDDGAVTGIAQLWEARGVKTRRLPTGLAFHSPRMEPVLDDIRRVAERVRIHPPRVPIISNVTGEPLTMEELGDPGYWGRQLSAAVRFSDGVHRLGDNGVATFVELGPQGVLAPMALQCLSERGAHAGDGTDNVLATPVLHNDRSEPRCLVSALAEAYVHGVPVDLAPLFGGAGHIDLPTYPFQRRRYWLPVPGSAAAEPAPVVMDTTEPDDAPDGSDVRQAIAGLSGAEREHAVLDLVCAQTAAVLGHESGDAVEMGRGFTDAGVDSLAAVRIRDRLVRATDVRLPTTAVFDHPTPEALARYLTSQLDGQEPETPPVLAELDRLRSALASDEAIDRATRKRVADDLRELLAGLDEPGPDDRADASDQNLDQATDDELLELLNKEFGIS from the coding sequence TTGGCTACAGATCACGAGAAGGTCGTTGAGGCGCTTCGGTCCGCGCTGAAAGAGAACGAACGCCTCCGCGAGCAGAACTCTCGGCTGGAGGACGAGGCGTCGGAGCCCATCGCAATCGTCGGGATGGGGTGCCGCTATCCGGGGGGAGTGAGCTCCCCGGACGACCTGTGGGACCTCGTGGAGACGGGGACGGATGCCATTTCGGATTTCCCCACCGACCGCGGGTGGGACCTGGAACGGCTGTTCGACCCGGACACCACCCGGCCCGGTACGAGCTATGTGCGTGAGGGCGGGTTCATCGACGATGCCCCCGGTTTCGACGCCGACTTCTTCGGAATCAGCCCGAACGAGGCACTGGCCATGGACCCGCACCAGAGGGTCGTGCTCGAGGTCGCCTGGAAGGCCATCGAACACGCGCGCATCGCCCCCGCGTCTTTGCGTGGGACCCGGACGGGCGTCGTCATCGGCGCGGTCGCGCAGGAGTACGGCCCCAGACCCGGTGAAGCCGCCGAGGACCTCGACGGCCTGATCCTCACCGGTGGCATCGGCGGCGTCGTGTCGGGCCGAGTGTCCTACACGCTGGGCCTGGAAGGGCCTGCGATGACCATCGACACCGCGTGCTCCTCCTCGCTGGTCGCCCTGCACCTCGCCTGCCAGTCGCTGCGGTCGGGTGAGTGCTCGCTCGCGCTGGCGGGCGGCGTCACCGTCATCTCGCACCCCGGCGTGTTCACCGAGTTCAGCCGGCAACAAGGGCTGGCCCGTGATGGCCGGTCCAAGTCGTTCGCGGCTACGGCGGACGGCACCGGATGGGCGGAAGGGGCCGGGGTGCTGGTGCTCGAGCGCCTCTCGGAAGCGCAGCGCAACGGCCGGAGGATTCTTGGTGTCGTCCGCGGCAGCGCGGCCAACCAGGACGGCGCGTCCAACGGGTTGACCGCACCGAACGGTCCGGCGCAGCAACGGGTTATCCGCGAGGCGCTGGCCAACGCGCGGCTGGCCGCGGACGACATCGACGCCGTGGAGGCGCACGGCACCGGCACCGCGCTCGGTGACCCGATCGAGGCCCAGGCGATCCTGGCGACCTACGGGCGGGCCCGCGCGCGGGAGCATCCGCTGTGGTTGGGGTCGCTGAAATCCAACATCGGTCACAGTGTGGCCGCCGCCGGAGTCGGCGGGGTGATCAAGATGGTCATGGCCATGCGCCACGGGATGCTGCCGCGGAGCCTGCACATCGAGGAGCCGACCCCGCACGTCGACTGGTCTGGTGGGTCCGTGCAGCTCCTCCGCACGGCGACGCCGTGGCCGGAGACGAGGCGGCCGCGCCGCGCGGGTGTCTCGTCCTTCGGGATCAGCGGCACGAACACGCACGTGATCGTGGAGGAGGCCCCGGAACCGCCCGCCCCGGAGAAGGAGGCGAGCGGCGTCGGCGCGGCAGTGACCACCCCGTCGCTGCCGTGGGTCCTGTCGGCCCGAACCCCGACCGCCCTGGCGGCCGGTGCCCGCCAGTTGTGCGACCGAGTGGAGAGTGATGAGGCTGTCGCACCGGCGGACGTCGGCCTCTCTCTGGCCACAACGCGCTCGCACTTCGAGCACCGGGCCGCGATCATCGCCGATGGACGTGCCGAGTTCCTCCGTGAGCTGCGCACGCTCGCCGAAGCGGGCACCGGGCCGGCCACGATCCGGGGACGCGGCTTCCGCGACCCCGGGGCGACGGCCTTCCTGTTCACCGGGCAGGGCAGCCAGCGGCCGGGCATGGGGCGGGAGCTCTACGAGAGCTTTCCCGGTTTCGCCGAAGCCCTTGACGAGGTCTGCACCCATCTCGCCGCGCACCTCGATCACCCCATACGCGACGTGATGTTCGCCTCGCCCGGATCCAAGGAAGCGGAATCGCTCGACCAGACGGCGTACACCCAGCCCGCCCTGTTCGCTCTTGAGGTCGCGCTCGCGCGCTTCCTGGAAGACCTCGGTGTCGTCCCGGACTTCGTGCTCGGCCACTCTGTCGGCGAGCTGGCTGCCGCGCACGTAGCGGGAGCACTCACGCTGCCCGACGCCTGCGCGCTCGTGACGGCCCGGGGCCGGCTCATGCAGGCGCTGCCGGCCGACGGCGCGATGATCGCCGTGCAGGCGTCCGAGGAGCAGGTCAGCGCGTCATTGGCCGATCAGGAGGGCCGTGCCGTGGTCGCCGCGGTAAACGGCCTCGCCGCGACCGTCGTCTCCGGCGACGACGGCGCCGTGACTGGGATCGCACAGTTGTGGGAGGCGCGCGGGGTCAAGACGCGGCGACTGCCCACAGGGCTCGCCTTCCATTCCCCGCGCATGGAACCGGTACTCGACGACATCCGGCGCGTGGCCGAAAGGGTCCGGATCCACCCTCCGCGCGTCCCGATCATCTCCAATGTCACCGGTGAACCGCTGACCATGGAGGAGCTCGGTGACCCTGGTTACTGGGGGCGGCAGCTCAGCGCCGCGGTGCGGTTCAGCGACGGTGTCCACCGGCTCGGTGACAACGGCGTCGCGACCTTCGTCGAACTCGGCCCGCAGGGCGTACTCGCCCCGATGGCGCTCCAGTGCCTCAGCGAGAGGGGCGCGCATGCCGGTGACGGAACCGACAACGTACTGGCCACCCCCGTTCTGCACAACGACCGATCGGAGCCGCGCTGCCTGGTCAGCGCGCTCGCCGAGGCATACGTGCACGGTGTTCCCGTTGACCTCGCCCCCCTGTTCGGCGGGGCCGGGCACATCGACCTCCCGACCTATCCGTTCCAGCGTCGTCGCTACTGGCTTCCTGTCCCGGGCAGCGCGGCGGCGGAGCCGGCCCCGGTCGTCATGGACACGACTGAGCCCGATGACGCTCCCGACGGGTCCGATGTGCGCCAGGCCATCGCCGGCCTCTCCGGAGCCGAGCGGGAACACGCCGTTCTGGACCTGGTGTGTGCGCAGACGGCGGCCGTACTCGGCCACGAGTCTGGTGACGCCGTCGAAATGGGCCGCGGGTTCACCGACGCGGGGGTCGACTCGCTAGCTGCGGTCCGGATCCGCGACCGCCTTGTCCGAGCCACGGATGTCCGGTTGCCGACCACCGCGGTTTTCGATCATCCCACGCCCGAGGCACTCGCGCGCTATCTCACGAGCCAGCTCGATGGGCAGGAACCGGAAACTCCGCCCGTCCTGGCCGAGCTGGACCGCCTGCGCTCGGCGCTCGCGTCGGACGAGGCGATAGACCGCGCCACCCGCAAGCGGGTGGCCGACGACCTGCGCGAGCTGCTGGCCGGACTCGACGAGCCGGGGCCCGACGACCGGGCGGACGCGAGCGACCAGAACCTCGACCAAGCGACCGACGACGAGCTCCTCGAGCTCCTCAACAAGGAGTTCGGGATCTCCTGA
- a CDS encoding type I polyketide synthase, translating into MSNEGKFRDMLKRMTVDLRDARRQVQELHEKQHEPIAIVGMGCRYPGGVDSPEALWELVASGTDAISEFPEDRGWDLDGLFDTDPDRPGTSYAREGGFIDDAPGFDAGFFGISPREALAMDPQQRLLLETSWEAIERAGIVPDALRGTTTGVYAGVVAQDYGPRLSTAADGMEGHLVTGNAASVTAGRVAYTLGLEGPTLAVDTACSSSLVAVHLACQALRNDECSFALAGGATVLPDPGHFVAFSRQRALSPESRCKAFAASADGTAWAEGAGMLLLERLSEARRNGHRVLGLMDGSAVNQDGASSGLTAPNGPAQQKVIRRALADARLTPDQVDAVEAHGTGTPLGDPIEANALQEVYGRERPAGQPLQLGSLKSNIGHSAAAAGVGGVIKMVMAMRHGMLPRSLHIDDPTPKVDWSAGSVELLTEVRPWPATSRPRRSGVSSFGMSGTNAHVIVEQAPDGGDTDDADAANGRDEPVQAAGTAALAGGSTVPWLLSGRTEAALRAQALRLRERVGAQPDVNAADVGYSLAMARTHFEERAVVLGHRPEKLSQGLAALAGGTPADGVVRGSVGKPGGVVFMFPGQGAQWVGMAADLLESSDVFRDSVAECARALDPYVEWSLLDVLRSAEGAPGLDRLDVVQPALFAVMVSLARMWRSCGVEPAAVVGHSQGEVAAAYVAGALSLPDAARIVALRSRLLLELRDAGGLVSLGVGAAETEVLIEPWQGRLVVGGINGPSSTVVAGDAEAVAELVAMSEERGIRAREVPASVPTHSAHAEGIRDEILRVFADITPMPGEVPFYSTVRTQRIDGSELGARYWYENMRHPVQLDPTVRELSARGHHAFVEVSPHPVLTMAVAETMEDAGVADPVVVGTLRRDEEGWQRFLTSMAEAHVRGVHVGWERVFYGSGAAVVDLPTYPFQRRRYWLEPSTPDGDVSTAGLAPTHHRLLRAVVPVAGTDDVLLTGQLSARRDPWLADHAALDRALLPGTAFVDLAFYAGEQTGCPTVEELTLGTPLLIPDEGAVQLQVAVGHPDDTGRRSVEIRSRLQRAGDGAAHDDGPWTRHAEGVLGPETGATAPPTRPAGTWPPEGATPLPVDGAYGRLAEQGYGYGPAFQGLQAAWRVGEDIYAEVCLPEAQHADAAEFCIHPALLDSALHALGVAALSDAESGEDGQLRLPFSWNGATLWATNATMVRVRLSPAGANDLSMSVTDPTGAPVATVAALTTRPVTRQQLTAGTDAGSDDMFALEWGTVGASVSAEATAMAGLAVIGEDNHGLGAAFAPAVANVHPDLASLNAAVTRGDPPPDLVVLPCLPDSEAVVAGARSSTRAMLATLQAHLADDALAGTKVAILTRGAVAAVPGDSVPDLAHAPLWGMIRAVQSENPDRFTLVDVDDTGTAIRHVPGAIATGEPQVAIRDGRLYAPRLGRATPQEGADPDEQHPEPLPDTGTALVTGATGTLGRLVARHLVTDYGARHLMLVSRSGRDSEGAADLESELTGLGATVTFAACDVADSESLSRALATIPPNRPLSAVVHTAGVLDDGVLTSLTPERFDRAMRPKVDAAWNLHDLTRDDDLSLFVLFSSAAGVLGGPGQSNYAAANAFLDALAHHRRARGLPAISLSWGLWAQRRGMGADLDDTDLQRMNRVGVAGALSEEKGLALFDAALGLGRPHVLPLPLDLATLRGRAATSGAVPPLFTRLVRVPRRNASGDGAGNGGGEALRRRLSGLPVAEAEQVLADLVRERAVDVLGLDAAEEIGAEENFLELGFDSLTAIELRNTLNASTGIRLPSAVVFNHPTPAALAAHIRTELSAAHEGEAPRDASPGQASSPDGALSAHAAPGDADGEGGIVAVFRTACQMGKIDEGIRMIQAAAQVRPTFSTVRDHGAPPAPVQLAHGGQPPSLVCFPSLVMVSGTQEFARFGAAMRERRDVMVLPQPGFAEGGPLPATVSAAVDLQTEAVRKCAGDAPFVVVGRSSGGWIAHAVTARLESLGFSPRALLLLDTPMPGDEAALPIIETGVIEREPEFGLMDHARLTAMGGYLRLFSEWALEPVETPTVLVRPEEPMRDASGAPIGGTGWKLNWELPHTELTVPGDHLTMLEEHADSAARTVDDWLSGAHAPERERATAIRRK; encoded by the coding sequence GTGTCGAACGAGGGCAAGTTCCGCGACATGCTCAAGCGGATGACGGTCGATCTCCGCGACGCTCGGCGGCAAGTCCAGGAGCTTCACGAGAAGCAGCATGAGCCGATCGCCATCGTGGGCATGGGATGCCGTTACCCGGGAGGAGTCGACTCACCGGAGGCACTGTGGGAGCTGGTCGCGTCCGGGACGGACGCGATCTCGGAGTTCCCCGAGGACCGGGGATGGGACCTGGACGGGTTGTTCGATACCGACCCCGACCGGCCCGGAACGAGCTATGCCCGCGAAGGCGGGTTCATCGACGACGCCCCCGGTTTCGACGCCGGCTTCTTCGGGATCAGCCCCCGCGAGGCGCTGGCCATGGACCCGCAACAGCGCCTGCTCCTGGAAACCTCGTGGGAGGCGATCGAACGCGCCGGCATCGTCCCTGACGCCCTTCGGGGAACCACCACCGGCGTCTACGCCGGGGTGGTCGCCCAGGACTACGGGCCGCGGCTGTCCACCGCGGCGGATGGGATGGAAGGCCACCTGGTGACCGGCAACGCGGCCAGCGTCACCGCCGGGCGGGTGGCCTACACCCTCGGCCTCGAAGGACCCACGCTGGCAGTTGACACCGCCTGTTCGTCTTCATTGGTCGCCGTGCACCTGGCGTGTCAGGCCCTGCGAAACGACGAGTGCTCGTTCGCGCTCGCCGGGGGAGCCACGGTCCTGCCCGACCCGGGCCACTTTGTCGCGTTCAGCCGGCAGCGTGCGCTGTCGCCTGAAAGCCGCTGCAAGGCGTTCGCCGCCTCCGCCGATGGCACCGCCTGGGCCGAAGGCGCCGGAATGCTTCTCCTCGAACGTCTCTCCGAGGCCCGCCGCAACGGGCACCGAGTGCTCGGGCTGATGGACGGCAGCGCGGTCAACCAGGACGGCGCGAGCAGTGGGCTCACCGCACCCAACGGCCCCGCACAGCAGAAGGTGATCCGCCGGGCTCTGGCCGACGCCCGGCTGACCCCTGACCAGGTCGACGCCGTGGAGGCGCACGGTACCGGCACGCCGCTGGGCGACCCCATCGAGGCCAACGCGCTCCAAGAGGTCTATGGCCGCGAGCGCCCCGCTGGACAGCCGCTGCAACTGGGCTCACTCAAGTCCAATATCGGGCACAGCGCCGCCGCCGCCGGAGTCGGCGGGGTGATCAAGATGGTCATGGCCATGCGCCACGGGATGCTGCCGCGGAGTCTGCACATCGACGACCCCACCCCGAAGGTCGACTGGTCCGCCGGTTCCGTGGAGCTGCTCACCGAGGTGAGGCCGTGGCCGGCGACGTCCCGGCCACGCCGATCCGGGGTCTCCTCGTTCGGGATGAGCGGGACGAACGCCCACGTCATCGTGGAGCAGGCGCCGGACGGCGGCGACACTGACGACGCTGACGCGGCCAATGGCCGAGACGAACCCGTCCAGGCGGCGGGCACGGCGGCCCTCGCCGGCGGATCCACGGTTCCGTGGCTGCTGTCCGGGCGCACCGAGGCGGCGCTGCGGGCGCAGGCGCTGCGGCTGCGTGAGCGTGTCGGTGCGCAGCCGGACGTGAACGCGGCCGACGTGGGGTACTCGCTCGCCATGGCGCGCACGCACTTCGAGGAGCGTGCCGTCGTGCTCGGCCACCGGCCCGAGAAGCTGTCCCAGGGATTGGCGGCGCTGGCCGGGGGAACACCCGCCGACGGTGTGGTGCGTGGCTCGGTGGGCAAACCGGGCGGGGTCGTCTTCATGTTCCCCGGTCAGGGGGCGCAGTGGGTGGGAATGGCAGCCGACCTTCTGGAGTCCTCGGACGTCTTTCGGGACAGTGTCGCCGAGTGTGCGCGGGCGCTGGATCCGTACGTGGAGTGGTCGCTGCTGGATGTGCTGCGTTCGGCCGAGGGGGCGCCGGGGCTTGACCGGCTCGATGTGGTGCAGCCGGCGTTGTTCGCGGTGATGGTGTCGCTGGCGCGCATGTGGCGTTCCTGCGGTGTGGAGCCGGCCGCGGTGGTGGGGCATTCGCAGGGGGAGGTCGCGGCGGCCTATGTCGCGGGTGCGTTGTCGCTGCCGGACGCGGCGCGGATCGTGGCGCTGCGGAGCCGGTTGCTGCTGGAGCTGCGTGACGCGGGTGGACTCGTGTCGCTGGGTGTGGGGGCAGCCGAGACTGAGGTGCTGATCGAGCCGTGGCAGGGCCGGCTGGTTGTCGGCGGGATTAACGGGCCGTCATCGACGGTGGTCGCCGGCGACGCGGAGGCCGTGGCGGAGCTGGTCGCCATGAGTGAGGAGCGCGGGATTCGGGCGCGGGAGGTGCCGGCCAGTGTGCCGACCCATTCGGCGCACGCCGAAGGCATCCGGGACGAGATACTGCGTGTGTTCGCCGACATCACGCCGATGCCGGGCGAGGTTCCCTTCTACTCGACTGTGCGGACCCAGCGAATCGACGGGAGCGAACTGGGCGCTCGGTACTGGTACGAGAACATGCGTCACCCGGTCCAGCTTGACCCCACGGTGCGTGAGCTGTCCGCGCGGGGGCACCATGCGTTCGTTGAGGTGAGCCCGCACCCGGTGCTGACGATGGCGGTGGCCGAGACCATGGAGGACGCCGGGGTGGCCGACCCGGTCGTGGTGGGGACGCTGCGGCGAGATGAGGAGGGGTGGCAGCGGTTCCTGACCTCGATGGCCGAGGCGCATGTGCGTGGCGTGCACGTGGGCTGGGAACGGGTCTTCTATGGATCCGGCGCCGCCGTGGTCGATCTGCCCACGTACCCGTTCCAGCGGCGCCGCTACTGGCTGGAGCCCTCGACCCCTGATGGTGACGTCAGTACCGCGGGTCTGGCTCCCACCCACCACCGTCTGCTTCGTGCCGTGGTGCCGGTGGCCGGCACCGACGACGTGCTTCTCACCGGCCAGCTCTCGGCGCGCCGCGACCCGTGGCTGGCCGACCACGCGGCGCTCGACCGGGCCCTGTTGCCCGGAACGGCGTTCGTTGACCTTGCTTTTTACGCCGGTGAGCAAACAGGCTGCCCCACTGTGGAGGAGCTCACCCTGGGAACTCCATTGTTGATCCCCGACGAGGGCGCGGTGCAGCTTCAGGTCGCCGTTGGCCACCCCGACGACACCGGCAGGCGGTCCGTGGAGATCCGCTCGCGTCTCCAACGGGCCGGGGACGGCGCCGCGCATGACGACGGGCCGTGGACCCGGCACGCCGAGGGCGTTCTCGGGCCGGAGACCGGGGCCACGGCGCCACCCACCCGCCCCGCTGGAACCTGGCCCCCCGAGGGAGCAACCCCCCTGCCCGTGGACGGCGCCTACGGCCGGCTGGCCGAGCAGGGGTATGGGTACGGGCCCGCGTTCCAGGGGCTCCAGGCCGCCTGGCGGGTCGGCGAGGACATCTATGCCGAGGTATGTCTACCCGAGGCGCAGCACGCCGACGCCGCGGAGTTCTGCATCCACCCCGCGCTACTCGACTCCGCGCTGCACGCGCTCGGAGTCGCGGCCCTCAGCGATGCCGAATCCGGGGAAGATGGCCAGCTACGACTCCCGTTCTCGTGGAACGGGGCCACCCTGTGGGCAACGAACGCCACCATGGTGCGCGTTCGGTTGTCGCCGGCCGGCGCGAACGACCTGTCGATGAGCGTCACCGATCCCACCGGCGCACCGGTGGCCACCGTGGCCGCGCTGACCACGCGTCCGGTGACCCGGCAGCAGCTTACCGCCGGAACCGACGCGGGCTCGGACGACATGTTCGCCCTGGAGTGGGGCACGGTCGGCGCCAGTGTCAGCGCCGAAGCGACCGCCATGGCAGGGCTGGCGGTCATCGGGGAGGACAACCACGGCCTGGGGGCCGCGTTCGCCCCGGCGGTCGCGAATGTTCACCCGGACCTCGCGTCTCTCAACGCGGCGGTGACGCGCGGGGACCCGCCCCCGGACCTGGTGGTCCTACCGTGCCTGCCGGACAGTGAAGCGGTGGTGGCCGGCGCGCGGTCCAGCACCCGCGCGATGCTGGCGACCCTTCAGGCCCACCTGGCCGACGACGCGCTGGCAGGCACGAAGGTGGCGATCCTTACGCGCGGGGCTGTGGCGGCGGTCCCCGGTGACTCCGTGCCCGATCTCGCCCACGCCCCGCTGTGGGGGATGATCCGGGCCGTCCAGTCGGAGAATCCCGACCGGTTCACCCTCGTCGACGTCGACGACACCGGGACCGCCATCAGGCACGTTCCGGGGGCCATTGCCACGGGAGAGCCGCAGGTCGCGATCCGCGATGGGCGGTTGTACGCACCGCGCCTCGGGCGAGCGACGCCACAGGAGGGGGCCGACCCGGACGAACAACATCCCGAACCCCTGCCCGACACCGGAACCGCCCTGGTCACCGGCGCAACCGGGACCCTCGGTCGACTCGTGGCCCGCCACCTGGTCACCGACTATGGAGCCCGGCATCTGATGCTGGTCAGCCGCAGTGGTCGGGACAGCGAAGGCGCCGCCGACCTGGAATCCGAGCTGACCGGGTTGGGGGCCACGGTCACCTTCGCGGCATGCGACGTCGCCGATAGCGAGTCCCTCTCCCGCGCGCTTGCGACCATCCCGCCGAACCGGCCGCTGTCAGCGGTGGTGCACACCGCCGGTGTCCTGGACGACGGTGTCCTAACCTCGCTCACCCCCGAACGGTTCGACCGCGCGATGCGCCCCAAGGTCGACGCCGCGTGGAACCTGCACGACCTGACCCGCGACGACGACCTGTCGCTCTTCGTGCTCTTCTCCTCCGCAGCGGGTGTCTTGGGCGGTCCCGGCCAGAGCAACTACGCCGCGGCGAACGCGTTCCTGGACGCGCTCGCCCACCACCGGCGCGCCCGCGGCCTTCCCGCGATCTCGCTCTCCTGGGGACTGTGGGCGCAGCGCCGCGGCATGGGCGCTGACCTCGACGACACGGACCTGCAACGGATGAACCGCGTGGGCGTGGCCGGGGCGCTGAGCGAGGAGAAAGGTCTCGCCCTGTTCGACGCGGCCCTGGGGCTTGGCCGGCCGCACGTACTGCCCCTGCCGCTGGACCTCGCGACGCTACGCGGGCGCGCCGCCACCAGCGGGGCCGTCCCACCCTTGTTCACCCGGCTCGTGCGGGTGCCCCGCCGAAACGCGTCCGGCGACGGCGCTGGCAACGGCGGCGGTGAGGCGCTGCGGCGTCGGCTCTCGGGGCTCCCGGTGGCCGAAGCCGAGCAGGTCCTCGCCGACCTGGTGCGCGAGCGGGCGGTAGACGTCCTCGGACTCGACGCGGCCGAGGAGATCGGCGCGGAGGAGAACTTCCTCGAACTCGGCTTCGACTCACTCACCGCGATAGAGCTCCGCAACACGCTCAACGCCTCGACCGGAATTCGGCTTCCCTCCGCGGTGGTCTTCAACCACCCAACACCGGCCGCCCTGGCCGCGCATATCCGCACGGAGCTGTCCGCCGCCCATGAGGGCGAAGCACCCCGGGACGCGTCACCCGGTCAGGCGTCCAGCCCCGATGGTGCGCTGTCCGCGCACGCCGCGCCGGGAGACGCGGACGGCGAGGGCGGGATCGTTGCCGTGTTCCGCACGGCCTGCCAGATGGGCAAGATCGACGAGGGGATCCGGATGATCCAGGCGGCCGCTCAGGTACGCCCCACCTTCAGCACAGTCAGGGACCACGGCGCTCCGCCGGCTCCGGTCCAGCTCGCCCACGGGGGGCAACCGCCGAGTCTGGTGTGCTTCCCATCGCTGGTGATGGTCTCCGGAACCCAGGAGTTCGCGCGGTTCGGCGCTGCTATGCGCGAACGGCGGGATGTCATGGTGCTGCCGCAGCCGGGGTTCGCCGAGGGCGGGCCCCTCCCCGCCACCGTCAGCGCCGCTGTCGACCTGCAAACCGAGGCCGTGCGGAAGTGCGCCGGGGACGCTCCTTTCGTCGTCGTCGGCCGGTCTTCTGGAGGATGGATCGCGCACGCCGTGACCGCCCGCCTGGAAAGTCTCGGCTTCTCCCCTCGCGCTCTCCTGCTGCTGGACACGCCCATGCCAGGAGACGAGGCCGCGCTCCCGATCATCGAGACAGGGGTCATCGAGCGCGAACCCGAGTTCGGACTCATGGACCACGCCCGGCTGACCGCCATGGGCGGGTACCTTCGACTGTTCTCGGAGTGGGCCCTCGAACCCGTCGAGACCCCCACGGTGCTGGTGCGCCCCGAGGAGCCCATGCGCGACGCCTCGGGGGCACCCATCGGCGGCACGGGGTGGAAGCTCAACTGGGAGCTCCCGCACACCGAGCTCACCGTGCCGGGGGACCACCTCACGATGCTGGAGGAGCACGCCGATTCGGCGGCCCGGACCGTCGACGACTGGCTGTCGGGCGCCCACGCGCCCGAGCGGGAGAGGGCCACCGCGATCCGGCGGAAGTAG